CCAATATAAAAGATTTTTGATTAAAAAGAGGAATGAGAAAAACATCTGATAAGATTTTAAGACTAATAAGAGAAAAAAAGTTAAGAGTTTACTCCCTTTACACAGCTATTTTATTTGCTCTTGTATTTTTATTTTTTCTCCTTTCAATGCAGGTAACCTCAACGCCTAAATTCTGTGGAACTTGCCATTACATGAAACCTTATTTTGCATCATGGCAAACCTCATCCCACAATAAAGTTGCCTGCGTAGAATGTCATATTCCTCCGGGTATTACTTCAGAATTTAGAAAAAAATACGAAGCTTTAGCGATGGTGGCCCGGTATATCACAAGAACTTATAGCACAAACCCATGGGCTGAAGTTGACGATGAGAGCTGTTTAAGATGCCATGAAAAACGGTTGTTATTCGGAAAGGAAATATTCAGGGGAGTGCTGTTTGATCATGCGCCACATCTTACAGAATTCAGGAAAGGAAAAAAGCTCAGATGCACTTCGTGCCATTCCCAGATTGTTCAGGGCCTCCACATAGCTGTAACTGTCTCAACCTGTAATCTTTGTCATTTCAAAAATGAAATATTGGGGGAGGGAAAGAGTAATTGCACTTTGTGTCACAGAGTTCCTGAAAAAATTATCACAAAAGGAAATCTCGATTTTAATCATGGTGATGTAGAAAGATTTGGTATGCAATGCTCATGGTGTCATTCCCATGTCATTAAAGG
This genomic window from Acidobacteriota bacterium contains:
- a CDS encoding cytochrome c3 family protein, giving the protein MRKTSDKILRLIREKKLRVYSLYTAILFALVFLFFLLSMQVTSTPKFCGTCHYMKPYFASWQTSSHNKVACVECHIPPGITSEFRKKYEALAMVARYITRTYSTNPWAEVDDESCLRCHEKRLLFGKEIFRGVLFDHAPHLTEFRKGKKLRCTSCHSQIVQGLHIAVTVSTCNLCHFKNEILGEGKSNCTLCHRVPEKIITKGNLDFNHGDVERFGMQCSWCHSHVIKGDGDVLRDRCFTCHNEPVRLSKFEDTDLLHKVHITEHKVECLSCHLEIQHKAQEELEVAMSSCETCHKTGHSPQRDLYVGIGGKGVEPTPSVMYLAGVRCEGCHFIPKGDVHKATEVSCMACHGTGYYKIYLNWKEIVSKRLSFVEGEFEKAKKLLESQPIPQSFIDAEKNIDLVSRGIGIHNVCIFR